Below is a genomic region from Primulina eburnea isolate SZY01 chromosome 9, ASM2296580v1, whole genome shotgun sequence.
ATTGGTTATTGATAATCATACTTATAACTGTAGTGTTTTTTAGTGTTCCAGAAAATGTTTCAAGAAGATGTATTTTGGTAATTGTATTGGAGAATGTAAAACGTATTTGGTTCTTGAACAAAATAACGTTTTGCTGTAGACATTGGTTCTTATAGAATTTTTTGGGGAATGATGTTGCatcattttttatttagttGTTTTAATCGTATGTGAAATACTATGGCAGTGGAATGATTTTGGAAAGAGATGAAAGTTGAATACAAAGTAATGATTATACTGAGGGATATAGAATTAAAAGAATGTATAGCTTGGGAGATTATTGTGGAAAATATGAAGTAAACTTCGCTTTACTTTgggaaaatcatttttttaaagaatGTTTCCAAATATTGGCTTCAGTTTTCATCCCTTTCTCCTCTTTTTCTTATGCCTTTTCATCTGGActgttttcatttttttgaaGTCTGGCTTAAAATTTCCGTGCAGCAGAGTCTGTTATAATCTTGGCAGCTTTTGGTGTTCAGCTTGAGACTATGTTTGGAAGGTATTCCTTCATTATTCTAGAAGTATAAATTTGCATTTTTTTGCCATGAGCTTGGCCATTTCTTAATATCTATaagtttttcttttcttttctctttgGAAAGGAGATGAGGAAATCCTCAGTGTAATAGGTTTCCCAAATAGATGGATTTGTGTTGATTATTGCTGTTGTCTTCTTTTTGAAGGCATGTTGAGAGAATGATTCTTTTTCTGGAACTATCTACCCTAAAAAATGTGATAGCTAGTATTTGTGTCACTTCTATCTTTTGTGACATCTGAAGTTATTATATTCTCTCGTAGATTATAATTTAGGTTCTTTTTTCCATTTTATGCCAGGATCAGGTTGCTTTTCCAATTTTTTCTCAAATTTCTATACATCACAATAGATTAAATTTACCACAGATTCACAATGTGCTTCTTTTAACACCTGTGGGTGTCATGAACGAATTGGGATATTTCTTTACACTATCAATCCTAAACACTTTCGTATTTTACGTTGTTCAAATCAGCGGGAGAACAGTTCGCCACTTCATTCCAATCAGCAAGATTTTGAAACCTGTACTGGTTGAATGTATCACACCGTTCTCTTGTTACTGGAGTTTGTCTCTGATTGTGCGTGGAGAGGAAGAACTTTTACCCGTGCTCAAGGTAAGTTTATTTTTAGGTAAAGATTTTTGATCGAGAAATAATATGAAGTGCTGATGACCCATGTGGTACTATGATGATCGTTCCTTGAAGTGATCCTACAGTTTTTCCCATTTAAATGTTTGGGTGTATAACGAATAATTTCAACCATTCTTTTGTTTGGTTCAAAGTGAACAGTCTATTTTCTATTCAAAGTTTTTTACTTCTTGATCTTGGATTCTAGGGATTATATCCTCCCGTCAAGATGTTAGTTCCCATTTGGAAGGCTCTGAGTGTTGCCATTGCTAATGGAGAATGCAACCCGACACTAGATGATTCACTGCCAACTGGAGAAATTAGTACTTGAAGGTTGGTTAAACTCACAGGTCACGTAGTTTACCCTTTCACCTCTTTCTCATGGAAAAGGTTACTGTGAAACTATGTCGATTGAAGACAAGTTGATGGGCAGAAATGTATGAATAGTACATGTTGCTCTCCATAGATTATTGGGCAGTGTAATGTTCATGTTCCGCAAGGTTATCCGGCTTATGTAACGAAGCACCATTATTTGTGAGgtttgttgaaaaataatttgttaCGATTGGACTGGATTTGTAAATGTATTACATGAATGCTCGAATTTGATTTGAAATCTGAAGAATTTTAAAGAAATTTGTTGTAATCATAATGAGAACTTCCTTTGCAATCAAGAAGGAGAAGAGAAGAAGCACAAATTCAATATTTATGCATAGCTCAGatgtaaaaatttgatttttatttatacCCACTCCACTACTTGAATGTCTGATGAATAGAATCCTCTTATCAAATTCTAACCAGATTGTGAATTTGAAATTTCATTTAACATTATTCCAAAATTTCACTCAATACAATTACACGTTCCTCCCTTTTCGAATGTTGATCTCCAAATTTTTCATCAGCAACTCGAGATTTCATTTTTTCAGGCAATGGCTTAGGGCCAAATCCACTTATCTAAAGATCAAACTCAAGAAAGATGGAGGAGAAAGGGATACCAGGCATGTACAACTGCTCAAGAGCAGGGGGCAGCATCTTCTCACCAACTCCCGAGTTCTTGACGCCATTGTCGCAACATCCAACATAAACCCAGAAGACACCGTTTTGGAAATCGGTCCCGGTACGGGAAATCTCACACTCAAGCTCCTTCAGGTGGCCAAAAAAGTTGTAGCCATCGAAATCGACAAGCGTATGGTAGAAATTGTTGGCGAACGCGCTGCTCAGTCTGGGCTCCAAGATCGCCTGAATGTGAGTTGAGGGAGTTTGCTTTGTTCTCAACATGCGCATCAAGTGTTTGACTGTTTGTCTTATGGTATATCATTTATCGTTGTTTGCTGATTTCGCTGGCGTTGTGTGACAGCTAATCTGTGGCGATGCTTTGAAGACGGAGTTTCCAGAATTCAATCTCGTTGTGGCTAATATTCCATACGGAATATCTTCGCCTCTGTTGGCTAAATTAGTCTTGGGGTCGAGCACGAATCCATTTAGAAGTGCAACGCTGCTTCTTCAGAAAGAGTTTGCCAAGAGACTGCTAGCAAATCATGGCGACTCGGAGTTCAACAGATTAGCTGTGAACATGAAGTTACTGTCTGATGTAGAATTTGTAATGAATGTGAGCAAAAGGGACTTTGTTCCATGCCCAAAAGTTGATTCTTCTGTCGTCAAAATCTATCCAAAGATTGAGATTCCAAATGTGGACCTCAATGAATGGTGGGCATTTACAAGAACTTGTTTTGGCAAGAAAAACAAAACTTTAGGTGCCATTTTTAAGCAAAAGAAGAAGTTGATGGAGCTGATGAATTTATCGAGGGCTGAAGGGCTTAACAGGATGCATAATGAAGGGGACTCAGATTCGAGTTCGAGCACGAGCACGAGCACCAGCTCGAGCTTGTTTAGAGAGAGAATCATTAGTATTTTAGAATCAGGTGAGTTTTTGGACAAGAGGCCTTCAAAACTATGTAATGATGAATTTCTGAGATTGCTGTCTCTTTTGAATGGAGCTGGGATATACTTTCATGATCAAGGGAAGCAAAATGGTTCGTGTGATTCGACTTTTCTTGCTTCTGATGATGATCTGCTGTAACTCCAGGTTTTGCTATGTAATGATTAATTTCTTGCATCTGATGATGATCTGCTGTGATTTGGCAACTCTACGTTACTATGTTCAAAATGACTTTTATGCTGCCCAGTGCCCATGCTGTGTATTGGTgtatgaaattaattttaaaaacttgAAATATCGTTAAAAATGGAAAGAAGAAAAAAGGTTTTTTCAAGTCGTTATATATACGCTCTTGCAATTTTAGTCAGTATATAATGAAATTGCAGTCTtaattttgtatgtttattattattattattattattttgcaaTTTTGGTCTGATTTTGATCAGAAAACCCTGATCGTGAAATTTGATGATTTGGCGACAGAGCTTGAATTCGTGATATAAAAATTGAGGATCTTTCAAGTAACTGTTCAAAGAGATGACAGGATAACGTTCCTCAGATCGACATTTATCAGTTTTGATTTGAAAGATCTCCAATTTTTTTGCCACATAGGCAACTTCAACATCAAATTATCTAGGAGTGTCAATCAGGTCGGGTGAGTCGGATATCGGGTCAATCCGCaaaatttctttatttttttttcaacccgaaGCAACTCGAAAACCCTAACTCGAACATGAATCCGTCTAACCTGACTCAACCCGCTTCAcccaaattttatttattttttaaaaaaattaatgaaagaaattcgaaaaaaatatattttaatttaaacatataataaaaaaatttccgatttaaatttgaaagtttaattataaaaaattaaagtatatttactaaatcaaataaacaattgttaaaaaataaaaaatatacaaaataaatattaaatgatgaaaatttatcatataaatatacaataaattttgtttacaatatataaaaatataggtaatattttcaaaaaaaaagttttcgggtcaacccgcgacCTAACCCGACCCAACCCGAAACCCGTCTAACCTGACACTAACCCGAACCCACCTAATCCGAACCCGGAAAACACCAAcccgaacctgattttttttgtgttggaTCATGTCGGATTGACGGATCGTGTTGCATTTTGACACCCTTAAAATTATCAAACTCATGTGAGTAGAGTTTTTACGGTCAAAATTGgaccaaaattttaaaaaaaaacattctaCCTATTTTTCGATCAAAAGTGGAACAAAATTACCAAAAAATAAAAGACTAATACTACAATTTGATTATATAGTAGACTAAAACCGTAAAAAATCAAATATACCGGACTGAAAAACAATGTACCTTAAAAATATAACGAGGACAATTTTTTTCCTTCGGTTTTAGTATattctttttataaaaatatttaaaactttTGAATTAAAACTGATATTGAATaatcaaaaaatattattttaaactaAATAAAACTTTAATTGCTGGATATAAATgcaaattataaaataattcgGCGGTGTACGATTTTAACTACAAATTTAAGGACACAAACCAAGTTTTAACTCGTTAATTTTTTAAAAGGAATTTAACCCATTTACAAGAACACATAATTTGTCATATGATATCTAAAGCTAAAAAACATTTAGTCTATattttttcgaaatttcagTTATGAATGACTTTTCATATGCCCGACTCTTTATGTAGCCTGTGTGACTGTTGCTACTCTCGGATGACCAGCTGACATTTGTCCTTCGGATGACCAGTTGATCTTTGGCCTTTCGGATGACCAACAGTGACTGTTCATATGGAACCGGAGTGTGTTTATATATAGAGGCAACCTAGTCCTTCAAAAAACGAGAACCAACACACTCTCCTGCATTCTCATATTTTTGAAGCTTTGCTCTGTTGTCTCGGCTGCTGCTGTTTTAACCGGCTGTTGTTCCTCTCTTGTTAATCTGTTCTCGTGATAAAGTTCAGGTATTTTTGAGTTCGCCATAATAGTGCCTCGTGCTAGGATGTtgctggttgttccgttgtatTTTGGGAAACAGACGTCCGAGTTCATCCTCGAAGCACATACCGGAGGGGACGAATTTGTTTTAAGGACACTTGTATTTCATACAGGCCTCGATTTGAATTATTTGAGCATTATACTACTGTTTTAATTCGTTGTACTGTTTTGCTAGCTTTACACATAGCTATCTGTCATGTTACATTCGATATATTTTGAACaacaaataaaacatatttGCATTAGTcactaatttaataattaagggATAGTTGATGTCAGCAAAGCGGGAAGATAAGAAACTATGTTAGATCATTACCATATTGGTTTCTGTCTCACCATCTCGGAAACAAGGATATAGACGGCATTCGCTTTTTCCGGTATATGCATTATTTTTTTTGGCACATCTCGAACTAGACTTTCTAACTGATATGAGAAAACATGTTCAATTATAGAATCATGTAATCAAAATATTAAGAGATAATAATTTTTCTAACTCGTTTGCGAAAAAATGTTCAATTGTAGAATCATGTAACCAAAtattaagaaaattggatgaTTGATTGTTAAAACTGATGCATATTTTTAGAATATTCTAAATTGCGTGCAAGCTTCCTTCTATAAAAATGAAGAATAATTTAGAAGAGTGTCGAATGTTTTAAAAAACTCTAGAATATATAAACTCTGTATACTTTGGAAGATTCTAGAAGATTATGAAATATTCTAGAGATTAGAAAAGGGATTAGGGGCTTTTTAGATATATCTAGTAATGATAAATTCATACTTATTTGCTCTAAAATTTTCTATAACATTCTAAAATGCTTCAAAGAGTGACACTCCATCTATAAATAGGGGAGCTTACCACATTTGTAAAACAAcagaaaaacataaaacaccatTATTCAATCAAATCTAACCCGAGATTCCTTCAAGCTGTAATCATACAaaacaatttttaaataataaatttatcctTCTATTCTACAATTCTTCTTACATATAATGTTCCAAGTACCTAATATAAGTACAATCCCGTGACTTTGTATTTTACTTGAATTTCATACGTGAGTTTGCAACATCTAAACCTTCGAGAACTTAGAATCATTCCACACACAGAACCTAAAACATGGCCATCGAAGCAGTATGTATTGTAAAAGATCgtccatattttttaaaaatatacttTTTTCTACGTCAAAACAAAATCttcttgtttcattccatacacaTAACATAAAAGGATGGTCATCGAAAGCTATTTGTTTCGTGACATAAGAATATTTTTTCTAACACACAGAAAAagtaaattttaaaaagtatGGACGATCTTTTACAACACATATTGCTTCGATGGCCACGCTTTAGGGTCTGTGTGTGAAATGATTCTTAGGTCTTGAAGGTTTAGACATTGCAAAACTCACGTATGACATTCAAGTAAAAGACAATATCGTGAGATTATATTTCGTATTAAATATTCACACAGTTATGAGTTATGTGTTTTTTACAACTAATAATAATTCACATAGTGAAGCTTTTATGGTGGACTttcaattatatttttcataaatttttcttaccAGCTCTACGTCGTAATTGGATGGATAAGCTCCTACCAAGTGGAGATGAGCTTTTGCCTGTGATTTTGGCCTACATCGATCCTTGAAAACCATTTCACCTCTATATAACTTGCAATCAAAACCAACTCCGATCTAGTGATAAAACCAATTAATCCAAATGCAGTGGAACTATGGACACAAAAACTTCAGTATGAGAAACATCTTATATAGAAAAAAGAACTTTGATAAGTTAATTATAACCACGACAATCCAGAATATCAAACTTGAAGATGACTTTCCCTACCTGGTTGAGAAATAATTTTGCAAGTTAATTTTGCAGCCTCGGATAGACAACCATTTCTACGGAGAAAGTTTATGAGCCAACGGCTGTATTTCACCCAGTGGATCTGGATGTGCATATGACCCACATATATGTCCAATAAAAGATAGATGTTACcgcataaattttatttttcttttacttCAATTTTTTTACGGTGTGTTAGGTAACCAGGATTTGAGAGGATTTCATGGgatttggatttcaaaatccttttttttttactgtTTGGCAAGGTCAAAAAAAGAATTCGGATTTATTTAGAATTTTATGggatttcatgagatttcaacgaatatatccaaatctcatcaaatttgataagatttgatgtgatttggattttaaaaacatacaattacttttttatccaaataaaatTGATTTGGAGAAGTCAGGATGATTTACACAAACTTCAACGCACTTTCAGTCGTTTTGTTAATATGTTTCTTTGCTCCACCACCAGACAtctctctcttctttttttttttttttagaaaattcaagaaaccgtcttatttcaaatttcaatatttttaaaatagttaATTACCCTTAAAAATTAATCTATTTATACCTTATTTATATTGCACGTTGATTGATTgaattgtttatatatatatatatatatatatatatatatatatatatatatatatatatatatatatatatatatatatatatacacgaaaacataataataatttatattaaagGTATCAAGACAATCAATATACACACACgaaaacataataataatttatattaaagaCATCAAgacaatcaatatatatatatatatatatatatatattgataattTGGTATTGATAATTTTTctagatttaaattttttattttgaatttgtttgatttttttaatttattattttatgtgcaCTATGATAATAAATAATagttaatttttgaatttatataCACAAATAATAGAAAAGAATTattaatttctaaattttttgggTTATTTATGTTGCACATGTTGATTGAATTGTTTGTGTGtgcatatatacacacacaaaacataataataatttatattgaAGGCATGATAATAAATAACAATTAATTTTTGAGTTTACATACACAAAGAgaagaattattaatttttaaattttttgggttATTTATGTTTAGATGATTTCTAAAGGTAGTTtagtaatattttaaaattccaaattCAGGTCTTTTTTTTCTACAAACAAGAAATGAATTTGTAAatacatttttaaattttaaaccaaacatcaAATGTAATTTCAAATACTTGAATTTCTAGATCCAATTTCAAATCTAATTCTAAATCCAAATCcaaattaatattttgaaaGAACCATATTACTCTTGTGGTCTAaaaaatctttatctatgaaaggtcaatcctaccgatattcacaataaatagtaatatttttcatggatgacccaaataaccgatattcacaaataaagtaatattcttagcataaaaagtaataatttttcattgatgacccaaataagatatatgtctcacaaaatacgatccgtaagactgtctcacacaaatttttgtctttttaaaaaaaaataaagaagacATCAAAAAAATCAAGTTGAATAGATATgagttaaataaaaaataaaatatcatctcttattttatttttgttaattttgttaattccattatttttatttcattacTATTAATTTATTTCACATTATCTACTATTTTTGTGTCCTTAATATTATTACTCtgagtttatttttttattaaaaaatataatttaatcggttattcattattttataattaataatagtatttaaaaaaatttgaattttatatattttttcaataattaaaaaatataatttaaggaatctgtaataaaaattaaaaggaGGTGCCTGTCTCATATTTCACCTTTTAGGAATTGGGGGTAGGTAATTCCACGAAATCATCTGTTCTACTTGATGCTCTAAATTATGGTTATATTTTACTTAAACAAACTCATTTTGTATGAATTAATAAGAACTAAACACATGAAACActatatataaacaaaatataataaatcataaaaaaaacattatattCATTTTTTTGGAAAATACATCTCAAGCACAATAAACTATTAAAACAATTtgttgttgatttttttttttaaaaaatgagatGCATCTAATGTTTTATCTGTTATATATAATGTTTGGTaagtttaatttttaataattcctaTAACGAATTTGTTTGAACAAAGTGTAGTAAGATTTAAAGAATCGAGTAGAACTGTCAAAGGAGCAAAATGTGATTCCATTATATCTTATttctaatatatataatttttagttattttttaaaattttagtttaaattatattataaatatttaaaaacctGAATTAAAATTGTTGCATTTCAATtactaatttaataaataatttagcgATAATTCTAAGTAAGCAAAGTCCATAGAAGACGAGAAGGAAATGTTTCCGATCATCACTTCAGTTTACGATGTGTAATGGTTTCTGTTTCACCCTCTCGGAAGGTACTTCCGCCGTTGATCAGAGCCGCCATTTTTCAGGAAGATCATCTCCCGTTCATCCCCTTTTCGCAGCTTCAAGAAATCAAACTGTTGGAATCTCAACTCATTGCCACTCTCGACAATTCGACAAGCCTCGGGCAAATCAAGCAGAACCACGCCTACACAATACGCAAAGGCCTCCACCAGAGCTCTTACATTATCGCAAAGCTCATCCGCATGCTCTCGAAAGTGAATGAGCCTGTGCGATCGTATGGAGTTTCTGTGTTCTCCCAGGTGAGATTCCCCAATGCTTTTCTTTACACGGCTTTGATCCGGGGATTTACGGTTGATGGGTTGTTTAAAGAATCGGTTTTGGTTTATAATACCATGAGGAGGGATGGGATCAAGCCCGTGTCATTCACGTTCAGTGCCTTGTTGAAGGCATGTGGGAGTGAAACTAATTCACATTTTGGTCGACAGCTTCACGGGGAGAGCGTGAAGTTAGGCGGTTTTGAGTTGGATTTGTTCGTTGGAAATGGTTTAATCGATATGTACCTCAAATGCGGCTTGTTGGATTATGGGAGGAAGATATTCGATGAAATGCCTGACAGGGATTTGATCTCTTGGACTTCCCTAATCGTTGCTTATGCAAAGAACGGAGATATACATTCAGCTAGTGAGTTATTTCGTGGGTTGCCCGTGAAAGATATGGTGGCATGGACTGCCATGGTCACTGGTCTTGTACAGAATGGTAAACCGAGGGAAGCAATGGAATATTTTGAAAGAATGCAGAATGCAGGTGTGGAGACCGATGAGGTGACATTGATAGGTGTTATCAACGCTTGTGCACTGTTAGGCATGATGAAGTACGGTAATTGGATCAGGGAAGTGGCTGAGAGGTCTGGCTTTGACCCCTCTAACAATGTGCAATTGGGTTCGGCATTGATCGATATGTACTCAAAGTGCGGGTGTGTTGATGATGCATATGCGGTTTTCAAGATTATGAACAATTTGAATGTTTATTCATACAGCTCGATGATTGCCGGTCTTGCCAGTCATGGGCGTGCAAATTCTGCAATGGAGTTGTTCAAGGAGATGGTGAAAACCGATGTTAAGCCTAACGCTGTGACATTTATCGGGGTTCTAGCTGCATGTAGCCATGTGGGATTGGTAGAGCAAGGTCGTAGTTACTTTGAAATGATGGAGAAATCTTATGGTGTAAAACCATCTGTGGACCATTATAATTGTATGGTTGATCTTTTCAGCAGGACGGGGCGACTTGATGAAGCGCTTGAGCTTATTAGAAGCATGAAAATGGAGCCTAGTGCTGGTATCTGGGGTGCTCTTCTTGGAGGTTGTAGGATGTATGGAAATCCTCACATTGCGGAAGTTGCTGCACGGCATCTGTTTAAGATGGAACCCGACAATATTGGTAACTACATATTGCTTGCTCAGGTTTATGCAAAATCTGAAAGGTGGAATGATGTCTTAGAGGTGAGGAAACTAATAAGAAAAAAAGGATTTAAAAAGTATCCTGCATTTAGCTGGGTTGAAGGGGAAAAAGGCGTCATCCATGAATTCTACGCTGGTGAAATAACCCATCCCAGGTCTAAAGAGATTAACGAGGCACTGGAGGACATCATTAATAGACTAAAATTGATTGGATATGTACCAAACTTTAGTGCCGTGCTTTATGATTTGGGTGAGGatgagaaaaagaaaattctgATGCATCACTGTGAAAAGGTGGCTTTTGCATATGGGTTAATCACCATAGACGATGGCTCTGCCATTAGAATCGTGAAAAATCTAAGAATATGTGAAGACTGCCACTCATTCATGTGTGGCGCATCCCAAATCACAGGGAGGGAGATTATAGTGAGGGATAACATGAGATTCCATCATTTCCGTGGCGGTAAATGTTCCTGTTCTAACTTTTGGTAGTTGAAGTGGAGATTCCTTTTCAGGCTTCTATTAGGATCGTGATATTTAAGAAAGCTTGGATTAAAAGatacatttgaatttaatgatAATTTGGAATCAGGTTTCAGAGTATATAGGCAGCAGATTCTGCTCAAGAATTGGATGTTCGTCAAATTTCGAAAGCTAATTAACTTCAGGTAGGATGAAGGGGAACGCTATAAAGCTTGGAGGTTATATCATTGCACGGTGTAGACTTGTAGTTTTGGCATCCTCCTTTTCTTTTTCGTATACTACTTAAGTAGAAAAATGAATTGTGGTTGGGAGAATTCATGGATTCTTGCTTTGAAAAGAGCGGGGTTTCGCGTCTGCCTTAATTTGGTGAAATCAGAAACTTGAGAGCTCGTTCCATTTGCAAAACATTGGTATTGCAGGGCccttttttttgaaattttgtgtAAACTAACAATTCGAATACATTTATTTTCCGTTTTTACCCCAATTTTTTTTCCACTACAAATGTACATTGTATTATTTTACTGCTTGAACTATCCACTGACCAAAAGGATTCTTGTAATTCCACATTTTCCTCACAAGCAGACGTTGGACAATTAACTAGGGAAAATCTGTGGAACGaacatatattataattttttcttctttagttgaaataaaatacaatatAATATACGATGTCTCATCCGAAACACTCCTTGTACATATGAAGATATTGTTTGATCCAAGGGCAAATGTTTATGCGCCTATGGACTAAATCATGTCCAAGAGGTACACTAACAGTAATTTTTCTTCGCCATTATCCTCACAGATTTATCATCTGCACACATTCCTACTTCGCTCACTATATCACCCTTGCTTGATCTTATTACATCTGCTCGATCGCCTTCTTGTTACTCTTTTCAAGACTTCAGCAAACTTCACCTTCTGTTCCTTGTCTATTTCGATTCCATCACTTTCAATAATCGCTTTGGCTTCTCCAATATCACTTTTCTTTTGATCGACAAGCATCAAAGTGTTTTCGTCCTTCCTTTTCTTGAGCAAAGCAAGAACCCCATGAAGTGCAAGATCAACATCCTCGCTTCTCATCAAGTGTTCTGCAATTTCAGCGGGGCTGATATCTACTTCCCCAATGAAGCTTTTAATCTCTTGACATGGCGCCTTCGTCTGATCATTGATTCCCAAGTAGTTCAAGGCCAAAACATCAAATCCTTCAGGTGTGCAATACCCCATATGAATGTGCATATCCATTCGACCGGGGCGCAACAGGGCAGGATCCAGCTTCTCCTTATGATTCGTTGTGAAAATAACAATTCTTTCATCCCCACAAGTTGACC
It encodes:
- the LOC140841796 gene encoding pentatricopeptide repeat-containing protein At5g44230, which gives rise to MVSVSPSRKVLPPLIRAAIFQEDHLPFIPFSQLQEIKLLESQLIATLDNSTSLGQIKQNHAYTIRKGLHQSSYIIAKLIRMLSKVNEPVRSYGVSVFSQVRFPNAFLYTALIRGFTVDGLFKESVLVYNTMRRDGIKPVSFTFSALLKACGSETNSHFGRQLHGESVKLGGFELDLFVGNGLIDMYLKCGLLDYGRKIFDEMPDRDLISWTSLIVAYAKNGDIHSASELFRGLPVKDMVAWTAMVTGLVQNGKPREAMEYFERMQNAGVETDEVTLIGVINACALLGMMKYGNWIREVAERSGFDPSNNVQLGSALIDMYSKCGCVDDAYAVFKIMNNLNVYSYSSMIAGLASHGRANSAMELFKEMVKTDVKPNAVTFIGVLAACSHVGLVEQGRSYFEMMEKSYGVKPSVDHYNCMVDLFSRTGRLDEALELIRSMKMEPSAGIWGALLGGCRMYGNPHIAEVAARHLFKMEPDNIGNYILLAQVYAKSERWNDVLEVRKLIRKKGFKKYPAFSWVEGEKGVIHEFYAGEITHPRSKEINEALEDIINRLKLIGYVPNFSAVLYDLGEDEKKKILMHHCEKVAFAYGLITIDDGSAIRIVKNLRICEDCHSFMCGASQITGREIIVRDNMRFHHFRGGKCSCSNFW
- the LOC140841798 gene encoding ribosomal RNA small subunit methyltransferase, mitochondrial-like isoform X1 is translated as MNRILLSNSNQIVNLKFHLTLFQNFTQYNYTFLPFRMLISKFFISNSRFHFFRQWLRAKSTYLKIKLKKDGGERDTRHVQLLKSRGQHLLTNSRVLDAIVATSNINPEDTVLEIGPGTGNLTLKLLQVAKKVVAIEIDKRMVEIVGERAAQSGLQDRLNLICGDALKTEFPEFNLVVANIPYGISSPLLAKLVLGSSTNPFRSATLLLQKEFAKRLLANHGDSEFNRLAVNMKLLSDVEFVMNVSKRDFVPCPKVDSSVVKIYPKIEIPNVDLNEWWAFTRTCFGKKNKTLGAIFKQKKKLMELMNLSRAEGLNRMHNEGDSDSSSSTSTSTSSSLFRERIISILESGEFLDKRPSKLCNDEFLRLLSLLNGAGIYFHDQGKQNGSCDSTFLASDDDLL